CTCACAAACGGCCAAGTTGAGgtacaaatatattttaaaaaaacgcCCCAAACTCCTCCTTCTCACCTAGGTAGCCAACCTCCCTGATTTGAGTGATTCTTTTCCAATTTTCCAACCCTCCCCCGGTAGCAATTTCCCCAAAATGACAACGCCACCCCTCCCTGCTTTTCAACTGTGTTTCCTGGAAGGAATGTTGTTTTTTAtgtaccccccctccctccttcccctctttccTAACCGGAATGGTAGACTTCCCTGATTTTAACTTTAATTCCGATCTCTCCTCTCTTTTATTGATTCCGAAGATGGTTTCCTGACTTTCCTCCAAAGTTGATTTCCTTTTCCTGCTTCTCCCAAAACTCCAATGACAGTTGTTCATTGGGGATCCTCCGCTTTGTCTCAAACGTACCTTTATTGAAACAATTCCAACGGTTTTCCTCCTCAATCTCAATATGTAACAATGACTTTGACCCTTTTCAACCCAATTCTCCGAAGCCTCTCTTTCCCCCACTCACTCATCAACTCACCAACACTTCAACCTAACAACTGTGTGTTTCCTTCAGGAAGTACTTCCTGGCTGATTAACCGTATtaaccttttcctctcctccttttctctcccgcCATATCTCAGTCTCTCAATCCAGGGCTGCGTCTCTCTCTTCTCCGCCCTACGTCGTCATTCTCATCTCTTGCTCGGGGCTCGTCTCCTTTGTTTTACTGCTCTTCACCTGTCTGTGCTGTAAGAAGGGAGGAGTGGGATTCAATGTAAGTCTCCATCATGTAAGAGACTTATTCACACGTCTTGTCTATTGTGTTGCACTGTCTGCATGCGTGTTGTGTAGATCAATAGATATAGGCATCATATTACACATTGGCCCTTAGGGAAACCCTAAACATTGAGGGCTGTAACAATGTTATAGCATATGGGAATGTCCTGACTTGTCATGGAAGGGCCCAGCACCCCAGGGGCGGTGGGCATCCCCATAATTCAAACCCTCTATGAATCTATTGTCTTTGAATCTGTGATCTTTGGATGGTTCATTGTTTCTTTGGCTGCATGTGCAGCACCACATTTTACCAGAACTATTACAGATGTTGCATGAGCCAGTAAGCTTAGGGTCTGTTTACATTTAATAGATTTCCTCATATTAAATCCAGATAGGCCTTTCTTTGTGACATCTCAGCCAGCACACTGGGTGCATCTCAATTATCTAAAGTGGCTCCCCTCCTTCATCTAAACTGATGTGAAAACATAGGCAACAAGGGGAAAGTAATATGGTGTCTGCCCACCAGTTATTTGTTTACACTTTCCCAATTTCTTTAGAAACGTAAACCACTTTAGGCTATTGACACAGCCACTAGAAAAGCGGTCACTAACCCTCATCCTGGAGAGCTTCGGGTGTGTAGGGTTTTGTTCCAGGACAGGCCAGAACTAACACACTGGATTCAACTAATCAACTACGGTAATAAACAAGAGTTTAATAAGCTGAATCTGGTGTGttggtgctgggctggaacaaaaacctgcAAACCCTGTATCTCCCGGGACCAGGCTTGGTGGATCACTGCTTTTCAAACTTACAATATCTCTAAAGCTTCTACGCTTCCTCTGTTCTTTCCTGTCAAATCAGGAGTTTGACAATGCAGAGGGGGAGGAGTGTTCTGGGTGTTCTAGCCCCGCCCAGGAGGACAGTCTGTCCTCTTGCCCCTCCCTCCCGGAGGTCTACACCCTCCCACTCAGGGACAGGGCTAACTGCCCCGCCCTGCAGGATGGCTCAGGTAACTAAGGCAGACTCTCTGTAGCTGGAGCTGATGGCAGTATAAAGCACATGAATATTAGCAAGCTTGATGGATATCAGAAAACCCCAAATCATGTGTCTTTCTCTTTTCATCTCCTCTATTCTGTCTCTAAAGACTCTAAGTCGAAGTACTTCCGTAGGCACACTCTCAACTACCTTCAGGAAATAGGAAATGGCTGGTTTGGAAAGGTGAGATCACCAACTTATACCTCCACCCTcagttgtgatgtcatcatgtaaTGGTGGTAGCTGGATCTGGCAGTTCTTCCAAATGTCTCTCAACCCATGTTTCCTCTAAAAGACACATCCTTTTAACAGCTTCTCAGTAAATCTAATATTGGCTTCCTACCAGCTCTCATGAGTTATGTCTTCTTCCTACACCACTATATTtctgatctctctccctctctctctctctctctctctctctcttccctctcttctctcccgctccctctctctctccttccttctcctctctttcccccctcttcccctctgtcccacatctctctttctccttccatctctttccccctacctctctctctccctctcctttcctctcctcccctctctctccctcctctctatctctctcctgtctttcccacatctctctttctccttacctccttctccctctctctttctctctcctctcctcttctccctcctctctctctctctctctctctctctctctctcctttcctctccatctctctcctgtctgtcccacatctctctttctccttacctccttctccctctctcttctcttttccctcctctctatctctcctgtctgtcccacATATATCTTTCTCCTtacctccttttccctctctctctctctctctctctctctccctcctctctatctctcctgtctgtcccacATCTTTCTTTCTCCttacctccttctccctctctctcttcttctccctcctctctctccccctctctctctctctcccttcttccctctctctctccctccctcaggtgATCCTAGCGGAGGTGCTGTGTGACTGCAGCTCCTCCCAGGCCGTGGTGAAGGAGTTGCGGGTCAGTGCCAGCCCTCTGGAGCAGAGGAAGTTCTTGGCTGAGTCTGAGCCATACAGGTCAGAGAAACTGACATTTTGTGTCATCAGACACTTTTATTTAAGTTATTTGTTTTTGTGGTttcctgagtgtacaaaacattaggaacacctacctaatattgagttgcaccctctttttccctcagaacagcctcaagtcagggcatggactctacaaggtgtcaaaagcgttccacagggacgctggcccatgttgactccaatgcttcccacagttgtgtcaagttggctagatgtcctttgggtgggggaccattcttgatacacacgggacattgttgagtgtgaaaaacccagcagctttgcagtttttgacacactcaaaccagtgtgcctgacacctactaccataccccattcaaaggcacttaaatcttgtgTCTTGCccactcaccctctgaatggcacacatacacaatccatgactcgattgtctcaaggtttaaatccttatccttatttaacctctcctcccctttatctacactgattgaagtggatttaacaagtgacatcaataaaggataatagctttcacctggattcacctggtctgtctatGTCATGTTACGAGCaggtgtccctaatgttttgtacattcagtgtatataAATCACAGTTCTTGGGATTAACTTCACAGTTAAATCCCAACCTGTACTTCACTCTGGTTGATTTGGTGCTGTTTGAAAAAGATCTACATGGACCAAGTCACATCAGTAGATGTGTTTAATTGTCGTGTGTCATATTGAGATGCTGGTAGTTAGAGACTGCATGCTGCATACAAGTGGTGCAGTGTTAGAACTGTAACATGGAGTGACAGATGACTACTGGTCTGACCTATTTATTATGCTCAACTTAGATTAAAATGACACTTGgcccgccatctctctctctctctctctctctctctctctctctctctctctctctctctctctctctctctctctatacacatTTACAGTTGCCTCTTTTTCTGTCACATATAGAAACACGTTTCtccttcatctttctctctcgctccccctctctctagctctgtctgttTTCTTTCGTCCTCTCCACTTTCTCACTAACAAACCCACCTAAGTAAACATACGCAAACAAATGCGCCCAGAtgttatccccctctcctcttccctcgctCACTTTAACTGCATATCCTCTGCTGCATTGCCTCTCTCGTTtcatcatctttctctctctcccctctctcccccctctcccccctctctctattttcttGCCTTCAGGAGTCTCCAACATCCCAACATCCTTCAGTGTTTGGGCCAATGCAGCGAGAGCATTCCCTTCCTGCTGGTCATGGAGTTCtgtcagttggtgagggccatGTTGTTTTTACTACTATTATGAgatggagaagaagaggagggcaCATTGTAGAGGAGATCCAAAGAGAGGCCATTTTGTTTTGGAATGGATACATTTACTCCATTCCTCTTGTTTGGTCTCATCATTGTGTTTCTATCAGAGACTGATTGATACCTGAGCAACCAGCTGATTGGACTCTCTGGTGACTGGTCAATAAATGAGTCAAATGGATCAATTAAGTGACAAACACCAGACTGTAGCTTCCGTACATGGAAACATATGTTTGGTTAGTTTCCTTTCCCCCCATCAAATAACCATGTAAATACTTGGTGACGTTTCACACTTAGATATACCTTTTGTAGTATAATGTTATGCCAGtcgtttccagctccaacactCAACACCTGCTGCCTCTGTTTGTTTGCTTTCATTCTTGCTCTTTAATCAAAGACCGATTGAGACCTGAAATCCCAAGTGATTGGACTCTCTGGCCAATCAATGACTCAAACAGATCAATTAACGACCAGGGATGGGAGAGAAACAATACCGCAGCCCTTTACCAGAAGAACATAAGCTATAAATCCTCTGTACATTGAAACACACATCCCTTTATCATTTGAAGTATCTTATTCGCCTGTCCTACCACCAGTACAACCTCTATCTCTCTAATGATATTAACTCATTACCAATTCCCCTTCTGCTTTTGAGGACCTTCAGGTTCAGGAAAACACTTAGGAGAGGGTATTTCTCCAGCATAAATGTACAAGTGTACTTGATATATAGCTGAATATGTCCGGTCAAAGTCATAAACTATGTTAATTGTTCTTCTGATTGTTTTAAgtatcacatactgtacatgataTTGGTAATGCTCATTGATGGTGTAATAAATTAATAATATTGGTAACACTCATTGATGGTGTAATAAATTATATTTGTGATGTGTTACCAGGGCGACCTGAAGAGGTACCTGAGAGCCCAGAGGAAGTCAGATGGGATGACCCCTGACCTTCTGACCCGGGAAATGCTGACCCTGCAGAGGATGGCGTTTGAaatcacctctggcctgctgcacCTCCACGAGAATAACTATATTCACAGGTCTGTGAGGTcatatcctgtctctctctggctccagTGGGGTTCCAATAGCTCCAGTGATTGATTGGTTGGTAATTGAGTGATTGATAGTAAATGGATTATGATTGTTTTGTCTCCAGTGATCTGGCTTTGAGGAACTGTCTCCTTACCTCTGACCTCACTGTCAGAATCGGAGACTATGGGCTGTCTCACAACCACTACaaggtatgtttgtgtgtgtgtgtgggcgtgtgcgcTTACCCATGTACTTTACTTGAACCACCACAATCTGTAGACAAGTTATACCactttataccatggcattgttgaataatagtttctgattggcttgtaGGGCATTCTAGAGAGGGCATTATTTCCTTATAATCCACAGTATATTTGCACGATAGAATTCACTGGGTATAGTTATTATATGTTCTATGCTTGAGCTGTATTTGAAAGCAAAAGTTGAAAACATGATTGGCATTGTTGGATttgattttcataatagcaagctaggactcaaatttggttagctaaactagcaagtctgtttgtttggttaccatggCAACTACTGTCTCTATATAGTAAACTTGCTGggtacttcagtggatgttgaacacattttctacctgcaaatgaacacatttctagttataaatgtgttaaattataaccatggtataaaagggataatcaactcggggctctatgcgttctctgcaaaataatgcaactccgtgGAAGGTCAGTTCCGCTCCTTTAGCGTGTCATGGAACACACCTTCCAGGTGGTTCATTATCTTCCAGAGAACACATAGCCCCTTGTTGATTATCCCTAACGTATTGGATGTCCCTAATGGCTTATCTTCAAGTCCATGCatccctctgtgtgtgtttatctgtgtagGATGACTATTACCTAACATCAGACAAGCTGTGGATTCCCCTGAGGTGGATAGCGCCAGAGCTTCTGGAGGAGTACAGAGGATCTCTGATCGTCACTGACCAGACCAAGACCAGCAATCTGTGGTACCTACCATAACACAACCTGCCTCTAAAACGGACAAATAAACAACTGAATATTTCAATAAGCTGTATTCTGTATTTCTTATCTAATTTGATTATTTCTCTATccgccaactctctctctctactcctattttctatctctccctctctttcccctctttatcccacatctctcccctctctttcccctctttatcccacttctctcccctctctctcctttctctcccctctctctcccacttctctcccctctcgctcccccctctctcccacttccctctcctctctctcccacttctctcccctctctctcccacctctcccccccactctcccctctctcccctctctttcccctctttatcccacttctctcccctctctctcctttctctcccctctctctcccacttctctcccctctctctcccacttctctcccctctcgctcccctctctctcccacttccctctcctctctctcccacttctctcccctctctctgccacctctcccccccactctcccctctctcccctccctctccaacttccctctcctctctctttcccatttctctcctctctctcccacttctctcacactctcccctctctctcccctctctctctccccccactctctcccatttctctcccctctctcttccttttctcCCAGGTCTCTGGGGGTGGTGATCTGGGAGCTGTTTGAGTTTGGTTCTCAGCCTCACAGGCACCTGAGTGATGAGGAAGTGTTGACCTTCgtcatcagagagagacagatcaccCTGGCCCAGCCACGGCTCAAACTCTCCCACGCTGACTACTGGTCAGTGGGCCATTTCTTGACTTTTGGTTCTCTAATGATATCTGCATTTGATGAAGAAAGTAGTCGATTACAGATGTGTTACTTTAAAGGCCTACTTTGTCAATAGATCATTAAGGTCAAAGCTAATATATGCAATCCCCTCAAACCTTCTCTTTTTTGGGGGGTggtggtagatcagctttaatattgcagattgtagtttccatcaatgtaattgtctgcatcatttccaatcccccttaTCTTTGTGTTTGTCTTTCCTCTTCCAGGTATGAGATCATGCAGTCCTGCTGGCTCCCTCCTTCCCAACGCCCCTCCATCGCTGAggtattcctcctcctctcctcccttctggcTGCTGAGCGAGGGATGTCCCGAAGGAGTGTGGgagaggatgaggatgatgaggacgaGGAGTatggggaagggagaggaagaagaggagagagcgatGAGTCATTTGAGAGACGGTGGGATTCTCTCCGTCCTCCGGCCTTCCAGGCTGCAGCGAgtgaacgacagagagagagggagtatgggAAGGATGACAGGGGGAACTCCTACCCTCTACTGGACCCCGTGGGGAACTGCATCACCCCATCCTCCACAGAACTCGATGACATCCTGACAGTCACGGAGACCAGTAAAGGGTTAAATTTTGAGTACTTCTGGGAGAAGGCCCATGCGAGGCGGGGCTACCAACCACTTCCTCCTCCCCAGCCAATCCTGACGGTCAACCCATCCCACAGACAATCCCTGGACACACCCACTGTTGTCCCTGTGATAAGTGCACGTAGCCCCTCCCTCGCCAGCGAGTACTTCATCCGATTGGAGGAGCACACCCCTCAGGATAAGTCCCCATCTCTTAAAGGGAAAGCGCAGTCTTTCCGTTCTGACTCGTTGTGTCCTGGAGATCTGGAGCTAGTGGAGATACGCAGCGGGATGCTAGGCAAAGAACGCGTGCCGTACAGTTCTGATGAGGAGTACACTGGGCGAGGTGGGAAATCCATCCAGACCGTCCGATCCAGCGAGGTCCAGCTAAGGGTCCCCAACACTGGGGTGGCAGAGTTCAAAGACACCTCCAGTAGAGTGACTGACTTCTCTGTGGTGGATTTAggagatgatgatgaggaggaggggggtgaagGAGACAGTAGGTCATCCACTGGTTCTCAGGCTCCTGTCCTGCCTCCCAAGCCACGTTCTATGTCAACCTCCTCGGGCAACCACCTCCACTCGCGCCCCCTCCCTGCGCCTCCGTTGGGCTACCACCGAGTAGGGCTTGGGCTGGGTCACTATTCCATGAGTGGTAAGATAGAAACGATGGACCCTCTGATGGGCAGCTGCCTGCCATCATCATATGATCACTTAGGGTTCCACCGTCCTCGTCAGACCATGCCCCCCTCCCCGtcactctccccctccctaccccagtccagcCACCCCATCTACCCCACTCCCCAAAcatgtcctccccctctcccacccCACTACAAGCCCCAAAGGGGCCTGTATCACAGCTATGGTGTAGGTAGCTTCTCCAGATACAGTAAGCCCCAGATGTACTCTCAAAGAGACCCACTATCCTGTGACTGCTCAGACCGACAAGGTGGTGTACGGCGCACAGCATCCTTGCACAACACAAAGGGAACATCCAATTTCCGCTCAAAAGACTTTGACTCTCCCGTACGACGCCAGAACGTATTTCGCCCTGTTTACCGCAACATCTCCCACTCCGAGTCCGGGGTCCACAGAATTGAGAGGCACTCGTCCTCCAGTCCCACCTATTCAGATGAGGATGATTCCCCCTTTATGTCCCCTGAGAAACCCAGTGGTGGAGGGACAACCGTCCCGACCTCTAGTTTGTCAGAGGATTCGGATCCGGCCACAGCCGAGCTCTTCTCCAGGGGTATGAAGAGGACTCAGTCACGCCTCGCCACCATCCTGCCTGCCATCTGGAGGGAGGACGCGGAACTGCAGGCGGATAGCGTAACCGACGCCAAGAAATCCCCCATGCACCTGTTTCTGACTGAGATCTCTAGTGTGTCAGAGTCAAATGATGCCAAGTCCAAGGAAGGGAGGACCTcatgggagggagagacagagcggGAGAAGAAAAGGGATGGGGAGAGGTCGGGGAACTTCCTCCAGCCCTTGAGAGGGGGGATGCGTCGGTCCCAGTCGCTGGTCACAGAGCTGGGCTCTATAGAACAGACATTGgggccagacagaaacacacagatggGGACAGAGTTGGAGAGGGTGAGGAAAGGCTCCATCCAGAGAGATCTATTCCTCACTGAGATCACAAACACAGGAAGGATGGATGCAGGCATGGAGAGAGATCCGGTGAAGTTCCTCCACCCTCCTGGCTCTCATTTGCGTCCCTACACCTTCACCTGCGCCCCCGGCCTCCCGTCCTACACTGAGGCCAAGGAGGCATACTCCAGGGGCATGAGGAGATCCCGATCCCTCCTCTCCGAAATCACAGTGGGGAGGCAGGAGTCGGAGTCACAGGAGacggagaaggagacagagaagggacaGATGACCAGAGAGGAGTTCCTGAAGGAGATCCAATCAGCAGAGACCTTTTTGACGGAGATCATATCCAGACAAAACACAACCGCCTTCAACAAGCATTGCGAGGACTTGTCTCAGTCACCCACTCCAATGTCACCAGAATACGAGTCAATATGCATAGATCCTGACTCCTCTCAGACCATCCGTTTCCAATCAGAGAGTTCCATACGTACATCAAACAGAGGCAAAGACGATGTAGCACCGGAGGCCATTTACGCCCAAGTGACTAAACGGGCAAAAAAGAGTGAGATAAAGGTCACTATACGGCCTGAGATCCCAGTACTGCAAATAGGATCAAATAAACAGTCTGTCAAACAGGAAGAGGAATGTCCCACAGACACGACCTGCCTCAAGGACTCACCCAGCTCACTCACAGATCCCACCGCTGACACCAACTCTCACCCAGACTCTCAGCCCCAGCATGGTGACTTTGTGTTCTCAGAGATAATGCCAAAAAATGGCCTCCTCCTTTACCAAACATTCCCCAGTACAAAAACAGAGGAGGACGTTTCAGAAGGTCCAGCCCTACCTgtaagagaaacacagagagtcagAGAAAGGGTTGAGCTCTCAAGACAAGCTCAAGTTCAGTCTTTATCTCAAGACAGTGTTACTGGAGAAGTGGAAGAATCTGAGAAGAAACCATGTAATGATGAGTCACCTATTTCTGCAGATGAGAAAGAGAGCAGGGGTCAGAATAATGTTGGGGAAAGGAATTGTGAGAGAATGAAAGGTGATGCTGAGGTCAGAGATACAGGGCAAGGAGGTCAGAAGCAGGACGTTGATGACATTTTACATGACTTAACAACAGAGACATCAGAAACCGATAGAGCATGTCAAATTGAATCTAAAGATCACAAGGAAGAAGGATCAGAGAGTTCAAAAGGTTGTGACAGTCAAATGAAGAACGACACATCACATTGTTCTAATGCTCAGTCACATAACCCAAATGTTGAAAGCTATATACAAATCAACAAACAGAATTCACAGATCAACCAGGAAGGAAGGTCAGACCCAAGTCAAAAGAGCCCTACAGCCGTTCCCACCACCCCAGACTGGGACCcatcctctgacctctctctctccaccatgacCCCCTCAGACTCATTCCTGTCATCTTTGACCCCCAGTTCAGCCGACTGTCTGACCCCAGGTGACCCGTGTGTTGGAGGTGAAGGACCAGGTGGTTGGAGGGTGCTGGGGACAGAAACCCCCCACAGAGACTCCGCCTACTTCTCTGACAGTGACTGGGAAGGGGAGGGGCTTAGCAGGAAGGGCAGTGATGGACTGAGTGTGACCAGACCCGGCAGCGGacgaggtggagagagggggacgcTGACAGGAATAGAAGAGAAGACAGAATTAGAGGATGAGGGAGAAACCGGGGGAAAGAGACCCTTGAAGAGGATTTCAAATAAGGGAATTGACattgagagggaaaaggagacagTTCTTGAACAGAATGCTCATGTGCAGGATATCTCTCAAAACAGTGATGATGGATATAAAGACATATCGAGTATTCAGGAGAACGATCTCAGTCTGAAAGAAGTAGAACATAAAACAGGGTTAGAATCAGAACAGAGAGAAGATTCTGGAATGTTCCACAATGAGAGCGGAGAGTCAGATGAAAAGGGCCTAGTCCATCCGGGACTACTGTCTGATAACTCACAGACCAAGGAGAACAATGAGTTTATAGCTAAGCTGTTCTCTAATTTAGATGATACACCTCTCAAAGGGTTCTCTTACAATGATGGAACTCAAATTTGTAATCATTACACAGAAGGTGTGATTTCTCATGTGGAGTCGAATGATTTTAGATTCCATGACTCCACAGACAAAGACTTGACATTGCCTTCTAATAATACCACTAAGACAGATTGTTTGAAATTAATATCTGCCATTCAGACAAAGGATAACAAACTTGAGAATGAAGAACTTCCAGGTAttgaagagagagaaaatgataaTTCCATGAAAGACACTACGGAACCAGTGACAGCGTTACATGGCGACCATGATAACAGAGAATCCAGGCTATCTAGGTTCTacggtattcaaaccagcgagGTCAAACTCAGTGACGATATTCCAGTAGTACTGGAGCCCAATGACGGAGAGAGCACCAATGACGAAGAGAGCAAACTGGCTTCTTCTTTCTGGGCCGAGGGGGACACTGAAGAGTCTGAAAGAGAAGACGGACAAGGTTTGGAGATTCAACACACAGACGCCAATGAGCTTGGCCTGAGAAATTTGTGTTACTCAGAGGAAAGCGAAGACGAGAGGGCCAAGGCCAaatcagagacagagaaacagcttGCCGCTGGAGAGCTGTGTAATGCCATGAAGGAGAAATCTCCTCAAAGAGGACCAGTGACGGGGAGCCAGAGTGGGTCTTTGAGCAGGGATGGGTCTGCTGAGACTGTGGACAGGGAGTCATCTAAGGATCTGGAGTTGAAGGCTAAAGAGCTGTGGAACactctggaggagggggaggggagagggggaggagtggtGAGGGGCGAGTTCGACTGTCACCGTTTCCAGCAGGGAGACCTGCACCTGTGGCCATCGGAGAACGACCAGTGGGCCTCGTCGGAGAGCAGAATCCAGGAAGCTGAACTCGGATTGGAATTCTTCTCAGCGTTCGGAAAGACCTGGGAGGAAAGGGAGCAGCTGGTGGTAGGCCGGGAATTCTGGGAGGCTGAGGAGAACGATGAACTGGCGAGGAGTGAGCCTCATCCAGCCGTCCTCCAAGATAGTGAAGATAATTCTAATGACGAGAGGCAGGGACGGGTAGCCTACCTGGAAATAAAGGGAGAGTTGTCCCAGAAACAGGCTCTTTCCAGTAGCATTGACAGCCAACTATCCCAGGCACTGGATGTACAGCAAGAGGAAAATATAGAAAATCCAGATAGGTTTGACGATGATGATGAGCAAAATGTTGAAGGTGATCAGCTAGTGGTTGAGGTGGAAAACCGAGAAATCCCAGAGCATGAGACCTTTGCAAGAGGGAGGGAGCAGTTCAGGTCACTCACTGAGACGGGTGGAGACAGTAAAAGTCAAACTGCATCTCTTCTAAACGACTTGGATGGAAATATTGCTCAAGATGAGGGAAATCAGAACTTCAACAGGTTGAATCATCTCAGTGAAGTGGAAGAAGGGGCAATGGCCGAAAATAGCCTAGAAAAAGAACAGGACTTTGAATTAGACAACCATCTTGCTCCCACAGTAAAGAGTATATATTTGGGTGTATCTATCTGCCTCACTGGAGTACCACAGGTAGATTTGTCAGGATTACAACATATTGAGCCAAGCATATGCATTGAAGAAGCTGACTCTACTTGCCAGCTTGTGGGGGAGGACAGAGAAGGGGGAGTAGACATT
The sequence above is drawn from the Salmo salar chromosome ssa05, Ssal_v3.1, whole genome shotgun sequence genome and encodes:
- the LOC106605755 gene encoding uncharacterized protein isoform X4, which codes for MRRHCWVIVLAGMLSYFNPERALGAPQREFSQSRAASLSSPPYVVILISCSGLVSFVLLLFTCLCCKKGGVGFNVSLHHEFDNAEGEECSGCSSPAQEDSLSSCPSLPEVYTLPLRDRANCPALQDGSDSKSKYFRRHTLNYLQEIGNGWFGKVILAEVLCDCSSSQAVVKELRVSASPLEQRKFLAESEPYRSLQHPNILQCLGQCSESIPFLLVMEFCQLGDLKRYLRAQRKSDGMTPDLLTREMLTLQRMAFEITSGLLHLHENNYIHSDLALRNCLLTSDLTVRIGDYGLSHNHYKDDYYLTSDKLWIPLRWIAPELLEEYRGSLIVTDQTKTSNLWSLGVVIWELFEFGSQPHRHLSDEEVLTFVIRERQITLAQPRLKLSHADYWYEIMQSCWLPPSQRPSIAEVFLLLSSLLAAERGMSRRSVGEDEDDEDEEYGEGRGRRGESDESFERRWDSLRPPAFQAAASERQREREYGKDDRGNSYPLLDPVGNCITPSSTELDDILTVTETSKGLNFEYFWEKAHARRGYQPLPPPQPILTVNPSHRQSLDTPTVVPVISARSPSLASEYFIRLEEHTPQDKSPSLKGKAQSFRSDSLCPGDLELVEIRSGMLGKERVPYSSDEEYTGRGGKSIQTVRSSEVQLRVPNTGVAEFKDTSSRVTDFSVVDLGDDDEEEGGEGDSRSSTGSQAPVLPPKPRSMSTSSGNHLHSRPLPAPPLGYHRVGLGLGHYSMSGKIETMDPLMGSCLPSSYDHLGFHRPRQTMPPSPSLSPSLPQSSHPIYPTPQTCPPPLPPHYKPQRGLYHSYGVGSFSRYSKPQMYSQRDPLSCDCSDRQGGVRRTASLHNTKGTSNFRSKDFDSPVRRQNVFRPVYRNISHSESGVHRIERHSSSSPTYSDEDDSPFMSPEKPSGGGTTVPTSSLSEDSDPATAELFSRGMKRTQSRLATILPAIWREDAELQADSVTDAKKSPMHLFLTEISSVSESNDAKSKEGRTSWEGETEREKKRDGERSGNFLQPLRGGMRRSQSLVTELGSIEQTLGPDRNTQMGTELERVRKGSIQRDLFLTEITNTGRMDAGMERDPVKFLHPPGSHLRPYTFTCAPGLPSYTEAKEAYSRGMRRSRSLLSEITVGRQESESQETEKETEKGQMTREEFLKEIQSAETFLTEIISRQNTTAFNKHCEDLSQSPTPMSPEYESICIDPDSSQTIRFQSESSIRTSNRGKDDVAPEAIYAQVTKRAKKSEIKVTIRPEIPVLQIGSNKQSVKQEEECPTDTTCLKDSPSSLTDPTADTNSHPDSQPQHGDFVFSEIMPKNGLLLYQTFPSTKTEEDVSEGPALPVRETQRVRERVELSRQAQVQSLSQDSVTGEVEESEKKPCNDESPISADEKESRGQNNVGERNCERMKGDAEVRDTGQGGQKQDVDDILHDLTTETSETDRACQIESKDHKEEGSESSKGCDSQMKNDTSHCSNAQSHNPNVESYIQINKQNSQINQEGRSDPSQKSPTAVPTTPDWDPSSDLSLSTMTPSDSFLSSLTPSSADCLTPGDPCVGGEGPGGWRVLGTETPHRDSAYFSDSDWEGEGLSRKGSDGLSVTRPGSGRGGERGTLTGIEEKTELEDEGETGGKRPLKRISNKGIDIEREKETVLEQNAHVQDISQNSDDGYKDISSIQENDLSLKEVEHKTGLESEQREDSGMFHNESGESDEKGLVHPGLLSDNSQTKENNEFIAKLFSNLDDTPLKGFSYNDGTQICNHYTEGVISHVESNDFRFHDSTDKDLTLPSNNTTKTDCLKLISAIQTKDNKLENEELPGIEERENDNSMKDTTEPVTALHGDHDNRESRLSRFYGIQTSEVKLSDDIPVVLEPNDGESTNDEESKLASSFWAEGDTEESEREDGQGLEIQHTDANELGLRNLCYSEESEDERAKAKSETEKQLAAGELCNAMKEKSPQRGPVTGSQSGSLSRDGSAETVDRESSKDLELKAKELWNTLEEGEGRGGGVVRGEFDCHRFQQGDLHLWPSENDQWASSESRIQEAELGLEFFSAFGKTWEEREQLVVGREFWEAEENDELARSEPHPAVLQDSEDNSNDERQGRVAYLEIKGELSQKQALSSSIDSQLSQALDVQQEENIENPDRFDDDDEQNVEGDQLVVEVENREIPEHETFARGREQFRSLTETGGDSKSQTASLLNDLDGNIAQDEGNQNFNRLNHLSEVEEGAMAENSLEKEQDFELDNHLAPTVKSIYLGVSICLTGVPQVDLSGLQHIEPSICIEEADSTCQLVGEDREGGVDIVNTSEDLRDISLLCDLVSYPNDNDLEDIASCTDLSGSQGDNFQFSSVDFPSPPPSIDLDMQEDRLQSLDDSFPSPPPSVIEIDDDSDLINLDYLGSDFITSAERDPTMPPTPHTDILEPPPLQPTTTHSRGISANLNLSPVHSTLPVFSGESQSQSRLTSNMSEDDRYNLSQKNTTTTSTTLLSFPQSPLNTIPELLISEWKDLDEEPLEDFEKLEQLCCISGDEEDTLGDLFLGNLELLESMKKTPEQKDKGSGESDKGEETCGTSMPEGKRRVELKEEVDGISESADWLARSVPSAVQDIPTGAKLSPQEERRERQFPSTFSPCHSPDSKDQRSLSKMPTKNGLMMQVCEERLQFSLCENVKTNVLRGATVSDSVILHPWGDQPLDGGGDTVSVKDVGSEEEPDTEPNSEPQSESDATDSEPLTVIQQPEVTPPQPVANQAMKAKLARLSLSLSLPPLPLALPLSSSPKGGFREGGLHRDRSGRRRGASPGSDPDEDEEEEQEDEGSRRVIVVTETDVGKRETPTSELSSSTRTSPAPAPNKSTKFDLHGANSKGKDSKRKGDLSVKPRSPVAANPVTSSRFTVSPADDPHLV